A window of Chromatiaceae bacterium contains these coding sequences:
- a CDS encoding methyltransferase, TIGR04325 family → MTIYERAENHGLGRSILAGVTEVLSHHDACLVFEDDLICVPGTYQYLSSALTHYRDTPQVMSVTGWTHPQVTPTDVEDQCYFDGRAECLVWGTWARAWSGMNDQTAFEMMMTAERQGCERDAYGGDLPAMAEAESRLNIWAVRWLYHHIRQRGLCLRPPWSMVEHIGFDARATNASSAERWANPPLRACPPIPIDWPTPVEHPSCAHLHQRAFPAPAVGPPPTLVRRLVRFGQRKVRSVTAGAALADVSPRRAVQALAPPILWQALRAWRRSGLGAMLSGHAWGERLQLTGDCPSWEAAVADSTGYDAAVILERTRAALSRVKQGEAVYERDSVLFDEIHYAWPLLAGLTWAAARHGGKLVVLDFGGSLGSTWFQNRDLLRRLPSVRWNVVEQPAYVAVGQREFADETLRFYPSVRACVAEQAPNVIVLSGVLQYLEQPYDLLDELQQLTTADLIIDRTPFWAGSFDRLCVQHVPPEIYPASYPSWLFAEMRFRSILSLHWDELAGFDCPDRLPGPVPFAYRGLIATRRASAPVSGGAPMDSPS, encoded by the coding sequence ATGACGATCTATGAGCGAGCGGAGAACCACGGGCTTGGACGGTCAATCCTTGCTGGTGTTACCGAGGTGCTCAGCCATCACGATGCTTGTCTAGTTTTCGAGGACGATTTGATCTGCGTTCCCGGCACCTACCAATATTTGTCGTCCGCTCTCACCCATTACCGGGATACCCCGCAAGTGATGAGTGTGACTGGGTGGACACATCCGCAGGTGACTCCAACGGACGTGGAGGATCAATGCTATTTTGATGGCCGCGCCGAATGCCTGGTCTGGGGCACTTGGGCGCGGGCTTGGTCAGGCATGAACGATCAGACAGCCTTTGAGATGATGATGACGGCGGAGCGCCAGGGATGTGAGCGCGATGCCTATGGCGGCGACCTTCCTGCCATGGCCGAGGCCGAGAGCCGTCTCAACATTTGGGCAGTGCGCTGGCTGTACCACCATATCCGCCAGCGGGGGCTGTGCCTGCGGCCGCCCTGGAGCATGGTGGAACACATCGGCTTTGACGCGCGGGCGACCAACGCGAGCAGTGCTGAGAGATGGGCGAATCCGCCGCTGCGCGCCTGCCCGCCGATTCCCATCGATTGGCCGACACCGGTTGAGCATCCGTCCTGCGCGCACCTCCATCAGCGCGCTTTTCCCGCACCGGCGGTGGGACCACCACCCACGCTTGTCCGAAGGTTGGTGCGTTTTGGTCAACGCAAGGTGCGCAGTGTCACCGCCGGTGCTGCGTTGGCAGATGTGAGTCCGCGGCGCGCGGTCCAGGCGCTGGCCCCGCCAATCCTATGGCAGGCATTGCGGGCTTGGCGGCGCTCGGGCCTTGGCGCGATGTTGTCTGGACACGCCTGGGGAGAGCGACTGCAACTCACCGGGGATTGTCCCTCCTGGGAGGCGGCCGTCGCCGACAGCACAGGTTACGATGCCGCGGTGATTCTGGAGCGGACCCGCGCGGCTCTGTCGCGGGTCAAACAGGGCGAGGCGGTCTATGAGCGCGACTCCGTGCTCTTCGACGAGATTCACTACGCCTGGCCATTGCTCGCGGGCCTGACGTGGGCTGCGGCCCGGCATGGGGGCAAGCTCGTAGTGCTGGACTTCGGGGGCTCACTGGGAAGCACCTGGTTTCAGAATCGGGACTTGTTGCGCCGGCTGCCCTCGGTACGGTGGAACGTGGTGGAACAACCAGCCTATGTGGCCGTCGGCCAGCGCGAGTTTGCCGATGAGACCCTCCGGTTCTACCCTTCGGTGCGGGCGTGCGTTGCCGAACAGGCCCCGAACGTCATCGTCTTGAGTGGCGTGTTGCAATACCTGGAGCAGCCATACGACCTGCTCGATGAACTGCAGCAGTTGACGACTGCGGACCTGATCATCGACCGCACACCGTTTTGGGCCGGCAGTTTTGATCGCCTGTGTGTCCAGCATGTCCCACCCGAAATCTACCCCGCCAGTTACCCGAGTTGGCTCTTCGCTGAAATGCGGTTTCGCTCTATCCTGAGCCTGCATTGGGACGAGTTGGCCGGGTTCGATTGTCCTGATCGTCTGCCGGGACCCGTGCCATTCGCCTACCGTGGCCTCATCGCAACCCGGCGCGCCAGTGCACCGGTCAGCGGGGGTGCCCCTATGGATTCGCCGTCATGA
- a CDS encoding PilX protein, whose protein sequence is MAQSSSHKPGHEGGAALIITLIVLVIVTLLAVASLRGTLLQERMSGNLYDRELAFQAAETALREAENAIQANAAAFDCDCSDKACSLPPPPNEDCATDWHAATTALGPLVDDSPPQYYIERMGEGPLWGAEAECVGGADANQYGSRCWGYLAPLFFRITARSAPVDGRAAVTLQVMVRRRPD, encoded by the coding sequence ATGGCCCAATCATCTTCCCATAAGCCTGGTCATGAAGGCGGGGCGGCGCTGATAATCACCCTGATCGTGCTGGTGATCGTCACCCTGCTGGCAGTCGCCTCTTTGCGCGGCACCCTACTCCAGGAGCGCATGAGCGGCAATCTTTACGACCGGGAACTGGCCTTCCAGGCCGCTGAAACGGCGTTACGAGAAGCAGAGAATGCCATCCAAGCCAATGCGGCTGCCTTCGATTGCGACTGCTCGGACAAAGCCTGTTCGTTACCTCCCCCGCCAAATGAGGACTGTGCCACGGATTGGCATGCCGCCACCACTGCCCTGGGTCCCCTTGTCGATGATTCACCCCCCCAGTATTACATCGAACGGATGGGCGAAGGACCCCTCTGGGGCGCAGAGGCCGAATGTGTTGGCGGCGCGGATGCCAATCAGTATGGCAGTCGCTGCTGGGGTTACCTGGCACCCCTGTTCTTTCGAATCACGGCGCGCAGCGCGCCAGTCGATGGTCGGGCGGCCGTGACGCTACAAGTCATGGTCAGACGCCGGCCAGATTGA
- the pilV gene encoding type IV pilus modification protein PilV, which produces MIEVLVALTVLSVGLLGVAAMQVLALRNNTSAADRSMAVILSYSIIDSLRANREAALAGDYALALPETGCEHPAAGTLATNDLRAWLDAMALRDEDNGVRGVMGAGVCGGVVCCDDEDTCGDAVTCEDGLFKIDIRWDDCRGIDQDNCETRTLTTQVQL; this is translated from the coding sequence TTGATCGAGGTTCTGGTGGCACTCACGGTATTATCGGTTGGGCTCTTGGGTGTGGCGGCCATGCAGGTTCTCGCCTTGCGCAACAATACCAGTGCCGCCGACCGCAGCATGGCCGTCATATTGAGCTATTCCATCATCGATAGCCTGCGCGCAAATCGAGAGGCGGCCCTGGCTGGCGACTACGCCTTGGCACTACCTGAAACCGGCTGCGAACATCCTGCGGCTGGCACCCTGGCTACCAATGACCTGCGCGCCTGGTTGGATGCCATGGCGCTTCGCGATGAAGATAATGGCGTACGTGGCGTCATGGGCGCTGGCGTCTGTGGTGGCGTCGTTTGCTGTGACGATGAAGACACTTGCGGTGACGCAGTCACTTGCGAAGACGGGTTATTCAAGATCGACATCCGCTGGGATGATTGCCGAGGGATCGATCAAGACAATTGCGAGACCCGAACCCTGACGACCCAGGTGCAATTATGA
- a CDS encoding ABC transporter permease has product MNPHTLIIEPGLAERHYWRDLWRYRELFYVLAWRDLTVRYKQTLIGLAWALLRPFLTLVVFTLVFGTLAQMPSAGTAPYALMVFAGLLPWQFFATALTESSNSLIGNANLISKVYFPRLIIPAATLVVALVDFFISLAILVLVMVWYQYLPGWHILTLPVFILMAILASLGPGLWITALNVKYRDFRYVIPFIVTLGLYISPVGFSSAVIPDQWRLLYALNPMVGVIDGFRWAILGGEARLYWPGFLLSWGLIAGFLWLGIRQFRRLEKSFADLI; this is encoded by the coding sequence ATGAATCCCCACACCCTCATCATCGAGCCCGGCCTGGCCGAGCGCCACTACTGGCGCGACCTCTGGCGCTACCGCGAACTCTTCTACGTCCTCGCCTGGCGCGACCTGACCGTCCGCTACAAACAGACTCTCATCGGCCTGGCCTGGGCTCTGCTGCGGCCTTTCCTGACCCTGGTCGTCTTCACCCTCGTCTTCGGCACCCTCGCCCAGATGCCCAGCGCCGGCACCGCGCCCTACGCCCTCATGGTCTTCGCCGGCCTGCTGCCCTGGCAATTCTTCGCCACCGCCCTGACCGAGTCCTCCAACAGCCTGATCGGCAACGCCAACCTCATCAGCAAGGTTTATTTCCCCCGGCTCATCATCCCCGCCGCCACCCTCGTGGTCGCCTTGGTCGATTTTTTCATCAGCCTCGCCATCCTCGTCCTGGTGATGGTCTGGTACCAGTACCTGCCCGGCTGGCACATCCTCACCCTACCGGTCTTCATCCTCATGGCCATCCTCGCCAGCCTGGGACCGGGGCTCTGGATCACCGCCCTCAACGTCAAATACCGCGACTTCCGCTACGTCATCCCCTTCATCGTCACCCTGGGACTCTACATCTCCCCGGTCGGCTTCAGCTCCGCCGTCATCCCCGACCAGTGGCGGCTGCTCTACGCCCTCAACCCCATGGTCGGCGTCATTGATGGCTTCCGCTGGGCCATCCTCGGCGGCGAGGCCCGCCTCTACTGGCCCGGCTTCCTCCTGAGTTGGGGCCTCATCGCCGGCTTCCTCTGGCTCGGTATTCGTCAGTTCCGCCGCCTGGAAAAGAGCTTTGCCGATCTCATTTGA
- a CDS encoding prepilin-type N-terminal cleavage/methylation domain-containing protein produces MNRRALHFDQVPLRGHPGFTLIELMVAMVLGLLIIVGVLSVFLANKQTYGRSEDLSLYQEKARFVSDLITQDIRQADGTPCRKRDSTYTINTGDSDLVWGDDLVWGDDDGIKGYSGDPNSEIPDEVAFGTGDADRVAGTDALRVTGTLGAVFSVLSCTSPAFTLNYPPGVTAHGFDSGSNLIICDFDDATLFVKTDSSASTVNYDPATLNCDDYPQNSLISEASQVLWYLGCNGLPDKPCNTPAGRSLYRNPGRPVIDGVADLQIEYLSRDGTAYEQLANVWGDVVAVRLTLDMEPPQPGAGEDTPPTPRLLQVIALRNRIPL; encoded by the coding sequence ATGAACAGGCGGGCCCTTCATTTCGATCAGGTTCCGCTCCGAGGGCACCCCGGGTTCACGCTGATCGAGTTGATGGTTGCGATGGTGCTGGGCCTACTCATCATCGTGGGTGTCCTGAGCGTCTTCCTGGCAAACAAGCAGACCTACGGCAGATCCGAAGATCTCAGTCTCTATCAGGAGAAGGCCCGCTTCGTCTCCGATCTCATCACCCAAGACATCCGCCAAGCGGATGGTACGCCCTGTCGGAAGCGGGATTCCACCTATACGATCAACACTGGAGACAGCGACTTAGTTTGGGGGGACGACTTGGTTTGGGGGGACGATGACGGTATCAAGGGCTACTCGGGCGATCCAAACAGCGAGATACCCGATGAAGTCGCTTTTGGCACCGGGGATGCGGACCGGGTGGCGGGCACCGATGCCTTGCGGGTCACCGGTACCCTTGGTGCCGTATTCTCCGTGTTAAGTTGCACCAGCCCGGCATTCACCCTGAATTATCCTCCAGGCGTGACCGCCCATGGATTTGACTCTGGTTCAAACTTGATTATTTGCGATTTTGACGACGCGACCCTCTTTGTAAAAACGGATAGCAGCGCTAGCACGGTTAATTATGACCCCGCAACCCTGAACTGTGATGACTATCCGCAAAATAGCCTGATTAGCGAAGCCTCCCAGGTTCTGTGGTATCTGGGTTGTAACGGTTTACCCGATAAACCTTGTAATACGCCTGCTGGCCGATCGCTTTATCGCAATCCTGGCAGACCCGTTATTGATGGGGTTGCGGACCTTCAGATCGAATATCTGTCCAGAGATGGCACCGCCTATGAGCAATTGGCTAACGTGTGGGGAGATGTCGTCGCCGTCCGCCTCACCTTGGACATGGAACCGCCCCAACCCGGCGCGGGTGAAGATACCCCCCCAACACCGAGGTTGCTCCAGGTGATCGCCTTGCGCAATCGGATACCTCTCTAA
- a CDS encoding ABC transporter ATP-binding protein, with translation MSDTAIIVENLGKSYLVGHQAAQAERYTALRDVVARNVRTLARKTRDMLHGRPIVQGDEVEEFWALKDVSFEVKQGETLGIIGRNGAGKSTLLKVLSRITEPTQGRITLNGRVASLLEVGTGFHPELTGRENIFLNGAILGMTRREIQRKFDEIVAFAEVEQFLDTPVKRYSSGMYVRLAFAVAAHLEPEILVVDEVLAVGDAVFQKKCLGKMGQVAQEGRTVLFVSHNMAAVSNLCSKGLILSSGSLGRNGDIHTVIRTYMAQVSNQGKYTLSERRDRQGTGTARFADVIFLDADRNETQTIMCGEPVGILITLASDNDAEVIRDPIISIGIDNSAGYRVLHLSNEAVGSNFLTIDINRSAFYFHFRKMPLIPDSYSITLFLSSNNTIIDWVQQAAEFRVESGDYHGSGKLPPPSQGVFLAEYSVTVSANHV, from the coding sequence ATGTCCGACACCGCCATCATCGTCGAAAACCTCGGCAAGTCTTACCTCGTCGGCCATCAAGCCGCCCAGGCGGAGCGCTACACCGCCCTGCGCGACGTAGTCGCCCGCAACGTCCGCACTCTGGCGCGCAAGACCCGCGACATGCTCCACGGCCGCCCCATCGTCCAAGGCGACGAGGTGGAGGAGTTTTGGGCGCTCAAGGATGTCTCCTTCGAGGTTAAGCAAGGTGAGACCCTCGGCATCATTGGCCGCAACGGCGCCGGCAAATCCACCCTGCTCAAGGTCCTGAGCCGCATCACCGAGCCCACCCAGGGCCGCATCACCCTGAACGGCCGCGTGGCCAGCCTCCTGGAGGTTGGGACTGGCTTTCATCCGGAACTGACCGGACGGGAGAACATCTTTCTCAATGGGGCCATCCTCGGCATGACGCGCCGCGAGATCCAGCGCAAATTCGACGAGATCGTCGCCTTTGCCGAAGTGGAGCAATTTCTCGATACCCCGGTTAAACGCTATTCATCGGGCATGTACGTCCGCCTGGCCTTTGCCGTAGCCGCACATTTGGAGCCGGAGATTCTGGTAGTGGATGAGGTGCTGGCGGTGGGGGATGCAGTATTTCAGAAGAAATGTCTGGGGAAGATGGGCCAAGTGGCGCAGGAAGGACGCACAGTACTCTTCGTTAGTCACAATATGGCGGCTGTATCAAATCTTTGCTCTAAGGGCCTCATTCTAAGTTCAGGAAGCCTCGGACGTAATGGTGATATTCACACTGTGATCCGAACTTATATGGCACAGGTATCGAATCAAGGAAAGTACACCTTATCCGAAAGGAGGGACCGGCAGGGAACGGGAACCGCACGATTCGCGGACGTAATTTTCCTTGATGCGGATCGCAACGAAACACAAACCATAATGTGTGGTGAACCGGTCGGCATCTTAATTACGCTCGCATCTGATAATGACGCTGAGGTCATAAGAGACCCGATCATTTCGATTGGCATAGATAACTCGGCGGGTTATCGCGTGTTGCATCTGAGTAATGAGGCTGTCGGATCCAATTTTTTAACCATCGACATCAATCGCAGTGCTTTCTATTTCCATTTTCGAAAAATGCCTCTAATCCCAGATTCCTACAGTATCACGCTTTTTTTATCTTCTAACAATACTATCATCGACTGGGTCCAACAAGCCGCAGAATTTCGGGTAGAGAGCGGGGACTATCACGGTAGCGGAAAACTCCCGCCACCGAGCCAAGGGGTTTTTCTTGCGGAATATTCAGTTACCGTGTCTGCCAATCATGTTTAA
- a CDS encoding methyltransferase domain-containing protein → MTPGPLLNLGCGSRFHPDWINMDVAPADPRVIRVNLSQGIPLPDRHCAVVYHAAVLEHFRPVDALGLLAECRRVLGPGGILRVGVPDLELLCRLYLNKLGAAVGGTPMPPVIMIG, encoded by the coding sequence ATGACGCCCGGCCCCTTGCTCAACCTAGGCTGCGGCAGCCGTTTCCATCCGGATTGGATCAACATGGACGTGGCACCCGCAGACCCTCGGGTGATCCGCGTCAATCTCAGCCAGGGAATTCCGTTGCCGGATCGCCATTGCGCGGTGGTCTATCATGCCGCGGTGCTCGAGCATTTCCGTCCCGTCGATGCCCTGGGCCTGCTCGCGGAGTGCCGGCGGGTGCTAGGGCCTGGCGGCATCCTCCGCGTCGGGGTCCCGGACCTGGAACTCCTCTGCCGGCTGTATCTCAATAAGCTCGGGGCCGCCGTTGGGGGGACGCCAATGCCACCTGTGATTATGATTGGATGA